The Thalassophryne amazonica chromosome 13, fThaAma1.1, whole genome shotgun sequence genome window below encodes:
- the LOC117523719 gene encoding AP-3 complex subunit mu-1-like: MIHSLFLINPSGDIFLEKHWKSVIGRSVCDYFLEVKEKAVDPENVPPVLQTPHHYLISIYRGKIFFLSVVQTEVPPLFVIEFLHRVADTFQDYFGDCSENIIKENVVTVYELLEEMLDNGFPLATESNVLKEMIRPPTMLRSVVNSLTGGSNVGDILPTGQLSNIPWRRAGVKYSNNEAYFDVIEEIDAIIDKSGATVFAEIQGVIEACVRLTGMPDLTLSFRDPQLLDDVSFHPCVRFKRWESERVLSFIPPDGYFTLMTYHVGAQNLVAIPIYVKHSICFFDTGSCGRLDITVEPKQTMGKTVEGLVVTIHMPKSVLSANLTATQGSYSCDPATKILVWTIGKLNSQKLPTLRGSLSMQTGAPKPEENPSLNIDLKIHQLAISGLKVSRLDMYGEKYKPFKGVKYVTKAGKFQVRT; encoded by the exons ATGATCCACAGCCTGTTCCTGATTAATCCTTCGGGAGACATTTTCCTGGAGAAACACTGGAAGAGTGTCATCGGCCGGAGTGTGTGCGATTACTTCTTGGAGGTGAAGGAGAAAGCGGTGGATCCAGAGAATGTGCCCCCTGTGCTGCAGACCCCACACCACTACCTCATCAGCATATACCGGGGAAAGATCTTCTTCCTGTCTGTTGTCCAAACAGAAGTGCCTCCACTGTTTGTCATTGAGTTCCTGCACAGAGTGGCTGACACATTTCAG GACTACTTTGGCGACTGCTCAGAAAATATTATCAAGGAGAATGTGGTGACTGTGTACGAGCTGTTGGAGGAAATGCTGGACAATGGCTTTCCACTGGCAACAGAGTCCAACGTCCTTAAAGAGATGATCAGGCCTCCCACCATGCTGCGATCAGTCGTCAATTCACTCACAG GCGGTAGTAACGTTGGAGACATATTGCCAACAGGCCAATTGTCCAATATCCCATGGAGGCGAGCAGGTGTTAAATACTCCAATAATGAGGCATATTTTGATGTGATCGAGGAAATAGATGCAATAATTGACAAGTCAG GAGCAACAGTATTTGCAGAGATCCAGGGTGTAATTGAAGCCTGCGTGCGGCTCACAGGGATGCCCGACCTGACTCTGTCCTTTAGG GATCCACAGCTTCTGGACGATGTAAGTTTTCATCCTTGTGTGCGTTTTAAACGCTGGGAGTCTGAGCGCGTCCTCTCCTTCATCCCTCCAGATGGATATTTCACCCTCATGACGTATCATGTCGGGGCTCAAAA CCTCGTGGCCATTCCTATTTATGTGAAACACAGCATCTGTTTCTTTGACACTGGATCCTGTGGCCGGCTGGACATTACAGTCGAACCCAAGCAAACCATGGGGAAGACTGTCGAAGGCTTGGTGGTCACGATCCACATGCCTAAATCTGTACTCAGTGCAAACCTCACAGCCACACAAGGAAGCTACAGCTGCGATCCTGCTACCAAG ATTCTGGTGTGGACCATTGGGAAACTGAACTCTCAAAAGCTTCCTACACTCCGTGGCAGTCTGAGTATGCAGACGGGTGCCCCAAAACCAGAGGAGAACCCTTCACTCAACATTGACCTGAAGATACACCAGTTGGCCATATCAG GTCTTAAAGTGAGCCGCCTTGACATGTATGGTGAGAAATACAAACCATTTAAAGGAGTCAAATATGTGACTAAAGCAGGGAAATTCCAAGTACGGACCTGA